From Desulfuromonas soudanensis, the proteins below share one genomic window:
- a CDS encoding ABC transporter ATP-binding protein codes for MGTQANLQVAAVASDGAPPLLRVKNAEVIYDHVILVLKGVNLEVPEGKIVSLLGANGAGKTTTLKSISNLLRTERGEVTKGSIEYQGVRIDRLEPHEMVKMGVIQVMEGRHCFGHLTVEENLLTGAYTRRASRSEIKHDLERIYDYLPRLRARRTSQAGYTSGGEQQMVAVGRALMARPKMVLLDEPSMGLAPQVVEEIFQIVKDLNQKEGVSFLIAEQNTTVALRYSDYGYILENGRVVMEGSAQELAASDDVKEFYLGLSSGERKSFRDVKQYRRRKSWLV; via the coding sequence ATGGGGACACAAGCAAATCTGCAGGTTGCCGCCGTGGCATCCGACGGCGCCCCGCCGCTTTTGCGGGTCAAAAACGCCGAGGTGATCTACGATCATGTTATTCTGGTCCTCAAGGGGGTCAATCTCGAGGTCCCCGAGGGGAAGATCGTCTCCCTGCTCGGGGCCAACGGCGCCGGGAAGACGACGACCTTGAAATCGATCTCCAACCTGCTTCGGACGGAACGCGGCGAGGTGACCAAGGGTTCCATCGAGTACCAGGGGGTCCGGATCGATCGCCTGGAACCGCACGAGATGGTGAAGATGGGGGTGATCCAGGTCATGGAAGGGCGCCACTGTTTCGGCCACCTGACGGTGGAGGAGAATCTTCTCACCGGCGCCTACACCCGGCGCGCCAGCCGCAGCGAAATCAAGCACGACCTGGAGCGCATCTACGACTACCTCCCGCGCCTGCGCGCCCGGCGCACCAGCCAGGCCGGTTATACTTCCGGGGGGGAACAGCAGATGGTCGCCGTGGGGCGCGCCCTGATGGCGCGGCCGAAAATGGTTCTTCTCGACGAGCCGTCCATGGGGCTGGCTCCCCAGGTCGTCGAGGAAATCTTCCAGATCGTCAAGGACCTCAACCAGAAGGAGGGGGTGAGTTTTCTCATCGCCGAGCAGAATACCACCGTCGCCCTGCGCTACTCGGATTACGGATATATCCTGGAAAACGGCCGCGTGGTGATGGAAGGGAGCGCGCAGGAGCTCGCCGCCAGCGACGACGTCAAGGAATTCTATCTCGGCCTTTCCAGCGGCGAGCGCAAGAGTTTCCGCGACGTCAAACAGTATCGCCGGCGCAAGAGCTGGCTGGTGTAA
- a CDS encoding MFS transporter → MPSRTQDRPPFDPSRFLMARWSIFSILIAAYMLVFFHRMAPAVVSGDLMRAFGTTGVALGSLAAMYFYIYTLMQIPAGILADTLGARITVAVGNLVAGSGSILFGLGETFTQAAVGRALVGLGVSVVFVGLFKSNSVWFSDRHYGRISGLTLLLGNVGAIASAGPLAALLGFYSWRTVFVALGVLTLLLAALTLLLVRNSPEDLGFPSLREMEGRTSHARLQNPWYRELLGVVRARATWPLFWVDFGMVGSMLAFVGLWAIPCLRDTQGLDRGAASLYTTLALAGFATGSMAAGWISDRIGYRKPVIVAGSLGYLLVCLALALLPWAAGASGFLLFFLLGFCAGGFIVTFASAKEAIPPNLSGMAVGLVNTGLFLGAAIVQPLFGWIMDRGWDGTLIDGVRIYGAGDYRRGLLVLVVFAAVAFAGSLLVKETRCRNLTVED, encoded by the coding sequence ATGCCGAGCCGGACGCAGGACCGCCCCCCCTTCGACCCGTCGCGCTTTCTGATGGCGCGCTGGTCGATCTTCTCCATCCTCATCGCCGCCTACATGCTCGTCTTCTTCCACCGCATGGCCCCGGCGGTCGTCAGCGGCGACCTGATGCGCGCCTTCGGCACCACCGGCGTCGCCCTCGGCTCCCTGGCCGCCATGTACTTCTACATCTACACCCTCATGCAGATCCCCGCCGGCATCCTCGCCGACACCCTCGGCGCCCGGATCACCGTCGCCGTCGGCAACCTCGTCGCCGGCAGCGGCTCCATCCTCTTCGGCCTCGGCGAGACCTTCACCCAGGCCGCCGTCGGCCGCGCCCTCGTCGGCCTCGGCGTCTCCGTCGTCTTCGTCGGCCTCTTCAAGAGCAACAGCGTCTGGTTCAGCGACCGCCATTACGGCCGGATCAGCGGCCTCACCCTCCTTCTCGGCAACGTCGGCGCCATCGCCTCCGCCGGGCCGTTGGCGGCCCTCCTCGGTTTCTACTCCTGGCGCACCGTCTTCGTCGCCCTCGGCGTCCTCACCCTTCTGCTGGCGGCGCTCACCCTCCTGCTGGTGCGCAATTCCCCCGAGGATCTCGGCTTTCCGTCGCTGCGCGAGATGGAGGGGAGAACAAGCCACGCCCGACTGCAGAATCCCTGGTACCGGGAGCTCCTGGGCGTGGTGCGCGCCCGCGCCACCTGGCCCCTCTTCTGGGTCGATTTCGGCATGGTCGGCAGCATGCTCGCCTTCGTCGGCCTCTGGGCCATCCCCTGTCTGCGCGACACCCAGGGGCTCGACCGCGGCGCCGCCTCCCTCTACACCACCCTCGCCCTGGCCGGCTTCGCCACCGGCTCCATGGCCGCCGGCTGGATCTCCGACCGCATCGGCTACCGCAAGCCGGTGATCGTCGCCGGCAGCCTCGGCTATCTCCTCGTCTGCCTCGCCCTCGCCCTCCTCCCCTGGGCGGCGGGCGCCAGCGGCTTTCTCCTCTTCTTCCTCCTCGGCTTCTGCGCCGGAGGCTTCATTGTCACCTTCGCGTCCGCCAAGGAGGCCATTCCCCCCAACCTCTCCGGCATGGCGGTCGGCCTGGTCAACACCGGACTCTTTCTCGGCGCCGCCATCGTCCAGCCCCTCTTCGGCTGGATCATGGACCGGGGGTGGGACGGGACGCTCATCGACGGTGTACGCATCTACGGAGCCGGTGACTACCGCCGCGGCCTCCTGGTGCTCGTCGTCTTTGCGGCGGTGGCCTTTGCCGGCTCCCTGCTGGTGAAGGAGACCCGCTGCCGGAATTTGACGGTGGAGGATTAG
- a CDS encoding BON domain-containing protein: MIGIKRLTGFFLALAVLAVMGCAGTDTSRSTGTYIDDKTITTQVTAKLAADPATKATQIQVETYDGVVQLSGFVDTKESIPKAEEIARSVEGVKKVKNNLILR, translated from the coding sequence ATGATCGGAATAAAACGACTTACCGGATTTTTTCTGGCTCTGGCGGTATTAGCTGTAATGGGCTGCGCCGGGACGGACACCAGCAGGAGCACGGGGACTTACATCGACGACAAGACAATCACCACCCAGGTCACCGCAAAACTCGCTGCCGACCCTGCGACCAAGGCCACCCAGATCCAGGTCGAGACCTACGACGGGGTCGTCCAGTTGAGCGGTTTTGTCGACACGAAGGAAAGCATCCCTAAAGCCGAAGAAATTGCAAGGAGTGTCGAGGGAGTGAAGAAGGTTAAAAACAACCTTATTTTACGCTGA
- a CDS encoding superoxide dismutase family protein yields the protein MRRSYVRKNPRVQVRQRWSLPFLIGMLLPLATCKKEKAHLEIVDQFLSLEGPDAIVGKTVIVHAQPDDLSSQPTGNAGPRVACGVIEGKG from the coding sequence ATGAGACGGTCTTATGTGAGGAAAAATCCCAGGGTTCAGGTGAGACAGAGATGGAGCCTCCCCTTCCTGATCGGCATGCTGCTCCCCCTTGCGACCTGCAAAAAAGAGAAGGCGCACCTTGAGATCGTGGACCAGTTCCTATCCCTGGAAGGCCCGGACGCAATCGTGGGTAAAACCGTCATCGTGCATGCCCAACCCGACGACCTGAGCTCTCAGCCGACCGGAAATGCGGGTCCGCGTGTGGCCTGCGGAGTTATTGAGGGCAAGGGATAG
- a CDS encoding sulfurtransferase TusA family protein, whose amino-acid sequence MIPPFEESILDIRGQVCPSSLLTTLRALNQNAAPLRRGSLRLRILTDSRDAVSTIPAAAENMGFLVRVEKLPAGHYEVVISHAAD is encoded by the coding sequence ATGATTCCTCCGTTCGAAGAATCGATCCTCGACATCCGCGGTCAGGTCTGCCCGTCGTCCCTGCTGACGACCCTGCGTGCTCTGAATCAAAATGCCGCACCCCTGCGCCGGGGCTCCCTGCGGCTGCGGATTTTGACCGACAGCCGCGATGCCGTCTCGACCATCCCCGCTGCCGCCGAGAATATGGGTTTTCTGGTGCGGGTCGAAAAGTTGCCGGCCGGCCATTACGAGGTCGTGATCAGTCATGCAGCCGACTAA
- a CDS encoding type IV pilus twitching motility protein PilT: MDNKLLNQILGIAFDKRVSDVHFEVDNPPFFRGRGQLIRSKLPKLSAEDTEFIAGAILAQNGRALTDDLRETDASYALDTGGRFRVSIFRQRGCLGIVMRVIPPVIGTFADLKLPAVLQEIVKAPNGLVLVTGPTGNGKSTTLAAMLQHINQTQRYNIITIEDPIEFLFTSDKSCIIQREVGVDTAGFSQALKAALRMDPDVVMVGEMRDLETIDACIKASETGHLVFSTLHTQSAVSTINRLVGHFPPDTQDILRQRLADILVATVSLRLVMDKSGENLVPVVELMRTTTTIQGCIREGRLDEIEKHIENGRNEYSMQSMDQHLIQLCERGVITIEAAKQVSRSMDLERKLMFTQ, translated from the coding sequence ATGGACAACAAATTACTCAACCAGATCCTTGGGATCGCCTTCGACAAGCGTGTCTCCGACGTCCACTTCGAGGTCGACAATCCCCCCTTCTTCCGCGGTCGCGGCCAGCTCATCCGCTCCAAGCTGCCGAAGCTCTCCGCCGAGGATACCGAATTCATCGCCGGCGCCATTCTCGCCCAGAACGGCCGCGCCCTGACGGACGACCTCAGGGAGACCGACGCCTCCTACGCCCTCGACACCGGCGGCCGTTTCCGCGTCAGCATCTTCCGCCAGCGCGGCTGCCTCGGCATCGTCATGCGCGTCATCCCGCCGGTCATCGGCACCTTTGCCGACCTCAAGCTGCCGGCCGTCCTGCAGGAGATCGTCAAGGCGCCCAACGGCCTGGTTCTGGTCACCGGCCCGACCGGCAACGGCAAATCGACGACCCTGGCGGCGATGCTGCAGCACATCAACCAGACCCAGAGATACAACATCATCACCATCGAAGACCCGATCGAATTCCTCTTCACCTCCGACAAGAGCTGCATCATCCAGCGGGAGGTCGGCGTCGACACCGCCGGTTTCAGCCAGGCCTTGAAGGCCGCCCTGCGCATGGACCCGGATGTGGTCATGGTCGGCGAGATGCGCGACCTCGAAACCATCGACGCCTGCATCAAGGCCTCGGAGACCGGCCACCTGGTCTTCTCCACCCTGCACACGCAAAGCGCCGTCTCCACCATCAACCGCCTGGTCGGCCACTTCCCCCCCGACACCCAGGACATCCTCCGCCAGCGCCTCGCCGACATCCTGGTCGCCACCGTGTCGCTGCGCCTGGTCATGGACAAGAGCGGCGAAAACCTGGTGCCGGTCGTCGAGCTCATGCGCACCACCACCACCATCCAGGGGTGCATCCGCGAAGGGCGCCTCGACGAGATCGAAAAACACATCGAAAACGGTCGCAACGAATACTCGATGCAGAGCATGGATCAGCACCTGATTCAACTCTGCGAGCGGGGAGTGATCACCATCGAAGCCGCCAAGCAGGTGTCGCGGTCGATGGATCTGGAACGGAAGCTGATGTTCACCCAGTAG
- a CDS encoding branched-chain amino acid ABC transporter permease produces MIYREAGQFKTTYAQDSLIFPLRQDRLSMVALFAFAYVIVPAFATDYWFSAILIPFLILSLAALGLNILTGYTGQLSLGTAGFMAVGAFAAFNFMLRVPGMPILLAFVLAGLSAAAVGILFGLPSLRIKGFYLAVATLAAQFFIEWTLTKFSWFSNDNSSGVISAQKMQILGYDFDTPVSKYLLTLTIVVVLTVLAINLIRSETGRAFMAVRDMGVAAEVVGIPMLKTKLLSFAISSFYCGIAGALWAFAYLGSVEPQAFDLNRSFQMLFMIIIGGMGSILGSFLGAFFMLLLPILLNVFGHALFPGIRSDLLSNLEVCLFGALIIFFLIVEPQGLAKLWRTGKEKLRLWPFPY; encoded by the coding sequence ATGATTTACCGGGAAGCAGGACAGTTCAAGACCACTTATGCGCAGGATAGCCTGATCTTTCCCCTGCGGCAGGACCGCCTGTCGATGGTGGCTCTATTCGCCTTCGCCTACGTCATCGTGCCGGCCTTTGCCACCGATTACTGGTTCAGCGCCATATTGATCCCCTTTCTCATCCTCTCCCTGGCCGCCCTGGGGCTCAACATCCTCACCGGCTACACCGGCCAGTTGTCCCTGGGGACCGCCGGTTTCATGGCGGTGGGGGCCTTTGCCGCCTTCAACTTCATGCTCCGGGTCCCAGGGATGCCGATCCTTCTCGCCTTCGTCCTCGCCGGCCTCTCCGCCGCCGCCGTCGGCATTCTCTTCGGCCTGCCGAGCCTGCGCATCAAGGGGTTTTATCTGGCGGTGGCCACCCTGGCGGCCCAGTTCTTCATCGAATGGACCCTCACCAAGTTCTCCTGGTTCTCCAACGACAACAGCTCGGGGGTGATCAGCGCCCAGAAGATGCAGATTCTCGGCTACGATTTCGATACGCCGGTGAGCAAGTATCTCCTCACCCTCACCATCGTCGTCGTCCTTACGGTGCTGGCGATCAATCTGATCCGCAGCGAAACAGGCCGGGCGTTCATGGCGGTGCGCGACATGGGGGTGGCGGCGGAGGTTGTCGGAATCCCCATGCTCAAGACCAAGCTCCTCTCCTTTGCCATCAGCTCCTTTTACTGCGGCATCGCCGGGGCGCTCTGGGCCTTTGCCTACCTCGGTTCCGTCGAGCCGCAGGCCTTCGACCTCAACCGCTCTTTCCAGATGCTCTTCATGATCATCATCGGCGGCATGGGGAGCATCCTCGGTTCGTTCCTCGGCGCTTTTTTCATGCTCCTGCTGCCGATCCTGCTCAACGTCTTCGGCCATGCCCTCTTTCCCGGCATCCGCAGCGACCTGCTGTCGAATCTCGAAGTCTGCCTCTTCGGCGCCCTGATCATCTTCTTCCTCATCGTCGAGCCCCAGGGGCTGGCCAAGCTCTGGCGCACCGGCAAGGAGAAGCTTCGGTTGTGGCCCTTCCCGTACTGA
- a CDS encoding DUF4388 domain-containing protein, with protein sequence MSFSGDLEHLPIVDVIQLMHSTRNSGILEISGRKGKSQLVFKKGYIVGACHLNNGIRIGDILVSQGAIDETTLQEALEIQHTPGSNRKPLIVTLLEANLVDEHQAYTALKSLIELTLIEILTWRKGTFTLEASDEVSLDEFKYYPNEIEREINVDVQGILMDALRIFDEKVRDGEISLEEEHDVGEEITADLLGLDALDELERKIPGVYQGLGETSLKVSRPPAPKGVSVVRRLNDFIAGLPQLTTPQSVARAVLSFIGELLPRALILVVRGNELIADRACGISCSEGDGIDEPLGFKVPLDRPSVLLQALRSGSLYCGPCADEVVEVSLHRKIGAPTDSTVLLLPVKRLGKTLFLIYADFGTREQKQLPVELLDMLAEQAGLRVDALH encoded by the coding sequence ATGTCGTTTTCCGGTGATCTGGAACATCTCCCCATTGTCGACGTCATCCAACTGATGCACTCGACCCGCAATTCAGGGATTCTGGAGATCAGCGGCCGCAAGGGGAAGAGTCAGCTGGTCTTCAAAAAGGGGTACATCGTCGGCGCCTGCCACCTCAACAACGGGATCCGCATCGGCGACATCCTCGTCTCCCAGGGGGCGATCGACGAGACAACCCTGCAGGAAGCGCTGGAGATCCAGCACACTCCCGGCTCAAACCGCAAACCGCTCATCGTCACCCTCCTCGAGGCCAACCTGGTCGACGAGCACCAGGCCTACACCGCCCTGAAATCGCTCATCGAACTGACCCTCATTGAAATCCTCACCTGGCGCAAGGGGACCTTCACCCTCGAAGCCAGCGACGAGGTCAGTCTCGACGAATTCAAGTACTACCCGAACGAAATCGAGCGCGAGATCAATGTCGACGTGCAGGGGATCCTCATGGATGCCCTGCGCATTTTTGATGAAAAGGTGCGCGACGGCGAGATCTCCCTCGAGGAGGAACACGACGTCGGGGAAGAGATCACCGCCGACCTCCTCGGGCTCGATGCCCTCGATGAGCTGGAACGCAAGATTCCCGGCGTCTACCAGGGGCTGGGGGAAACCTCCCTCAAGGTCTCTCGGCCGCCGGCACCCAAAGGGGTCTCCGTCGTCCGCCGGCTCAACGATTTTATCGCCGGACTCCCCCAGCTGACCACACCGCAATCGGTGGCGCGCGCCGTGCTCTCCTTTATCGGCGAGCTCCTGCCGCGCGCCCTGATCCTCGTCGTCCGCGGCAACGAACTGATCGCCGATCGCGCCTGCGGCATTTCCTGCAGCGAAGGCGACGGCATCGACGAGCCGCTCGGGTTTAAGGTCCCCCTCGACAGGCCGTCGGTGCTGCTGCAGGCCCTTCGGTCGGGCAGTCTCTACTGCGGCCCCTGTGCCGACGAGGTGGTAGAAGTCTCCCTCCACCGCAAAATCGGCGCTCCGACCGACAGCACCGTCCTCCTCCTCCCGGTCAAGCGTCTGGGCAAGACCCTGTTTCTGATTTACGCCGATTTCGGCACCCGGGAGCAGAAACAACTGCCGGTGGAACTGCTCGACATGCTTGCCGAACAGGCGGGCCTGAGAGTGGACGCTCTTCACTAA
- a CDS encoding ABC transporter substrate-binding protein, giving the protein MKERRLKRAVLGIVIVLLMLATPVLAAEQYIAMLSFRVGPYAAGGTGFYGGYIDYLDMLNKRDGGINGVKLTWEECETEYKNDRGVECYERLKNNGPTGASVIIPLSTGITYSLIDRVNVDKLPLVTMGYGRSDAADGRVFPYVFPVVTSYWSQNTAKIKYIGSLEGGMDKLKGKKIVNLYHGSAYGKETMGLLDLQAAKYGFTVTHIEVPHPGNEQQSQWMQIRQMKPDWVILRGWGVMNSVALKTAQKVGFPANRMIGGWWSGAEEDVIPAGDAAKNFVTAAFHPSGVDFPVIQDILKHVYAKGGTGNMTDPKRIGQQYFNRGVIQGILVAEAIRTGQEKYGKRSLTGEEMRWGFENLDIDDKRLKELGAHDLLQPLKLSCMDHEGGGAVKFQRWNGDKWEIVSDWIPSDQEIVRPEVEKSAAKYAAEKGITLRNCTQEAKAKK; this is encoded by the coding sequence ATGAAAGAACGGAGGCTCAAACGAGCCGTGCTGGGGATCGTGATCGTCCTGTTGATGCTGGCGACGCCGGTCTTGGCCGCCGAGCAGTACATTGCCATGCTGAGCTTTCGCGTCGGGCCCTATGCCGCCGGCGGCACTGGATTCTACGGCGGCTACATCGATTATCTCGACATGCTCAACAAGCGCGATGGCGGCATCAACGGCGTCAAGCTGACCTGGGAAGAGTGCGAGACCGAGTACAAAAACGACCGCGGCGTCGAATGCTACGAGCGCCTGAAAAACAACGGCCCGACCGGCGCCAGCGTCATCATTCCCCTCTCCACCGGCATCACCTACTCGCTCATCGACCGGGTCAACGTCGACAAATTGCCCCTGGTCACCATGGGCTACGGCCGTTCCGATGCCGCCGACGGCCGGGTCTTCCCCTACGTCTTTCCCGTGGTGACGAGCTACTGGAGCCAGAATACGGCGAAGATCAAGTACATCGGCTCTCTGGAAGGGGGGATGGACAAGCTCAAAGGGAAAAAGATCGTCAACCTCTACCACGGCTCGGCCTACGGCAAGGAGACGATGGGGCTCCTCGATCTGCAGGCGGCCAAGTACGGCTTCACGGTCACCCACATCGAGGTTCCCCATCCGGGGAACGAGCAGCAGTCCCAGTGGATGCAGATTCGCCAGATGAAGCCGGACTGGGTCATCCTGCGCGGCTGGGGGGTCATGAACTCGGTGGCCCTCAAGACGGCGCAGAAGGTCGGCTTCCCCGCCAACCGCATGATCGGCGGCTGGTGGAGCGGCGCCGAAGAGGACGTAATTCCCGCCGGCGATGCTGCCAAGAACTTCGTCACCGCCGCCTTTCACCCCTCGGGGGTCGACTTTCCCGTCATTCAGGACATCCTCAAGCATGTCTACGCCAAGGGGGGGACCGGAAACATGACCGATCCGAAGCGGATCGGCCAGCAGTATTTCAATCGGGGCGTCATTCAGGGGATTCTGGTCGCCGAGGCGATCCGTACGGGACAGGAGAAGTATGGCAAGCGTTCCCTCACCGGCGAGGAGATGCGCTGGGGCTTTGAGAATCTCGACATCGACGACAAGCGCCTCAAGGAACTCGGCGCCCACGATCTGCTCCAGCCCCTCAAGCTCTCCTGCATGGACCACGAAGGGGGCGGAGCGGTGAAGTTCCAGCGCTGGAACGGTGACAAGTGGGAGATCGTTTCCGACTGGATCCCCTCGGACCAGGAGATCGTGCGGCCGGAAGTGGAAAAGTCCGCCGCCAAGTACGCCGCCGAAAAGGGGATTACCCTGCGGAACTGCACCCAGGAAGCCAAGGCCAAAAAATAG
- a CDS encoding c-type cytochrome: MLNSRTKWVIALLVVFLAAMACSKKEETRTEEMKQTSPAEQKGTAMEQANEQMAAGSTEASDQGKAVYQNNCSSCHETGVSGAPKMGDKTAWDSLIAKGKEELVQSVINGKGAMPPKAGNPALSEGEIRAAVDYMVDQVR, translated from the coding sequence ATGCTGAACAGTAGAACAAAATGGGTGATTGCCTTGTTGGTGGTATTCCTGGCCGCGATGGCCTGCAGCAAGAAAGAAGAAACCAGAACCGAAGAGATGAAGCAGACCTCGCCGGCCGAGCAGAAGGGTACGGCCATGGAACAGGCCAATGAGCAGATGGCAGCAGGATCGACGGAGGCGAGCGATCAGGGGAAGGCCGTCTATCAGAATAACTGCTCCTCCTGCCACGAAACGGGGGTCTCGGGCGCACCCAAGATGGGGGATAAGACAGCCTGGGACAGCCTCATCGCCAAGGGAAAAGAGGAGCTGGTACAAAGCGTCATCAACGGCAAGGGCGCCATGCCCCCTAAGGCGGGGAATCCTGCTCTCAGCGAAGGAGAGATTCGGGCGGCCGTGGACTACATGGTCGATCAGGTCCGTTAA
- a CDS encoding YeeE/YedE thiosulfate transporter family protein yields the protein MSVPVLYVALSLLAIGLVAGFVLHRSDFCLAGAFRDLFLFRSTFMLRPLLLLVVLAAVLFEVERQAGLIDLPFPLFGPPTLFSLLGGGLFGLGMVLSGGCVIGVLYKLGSGSRPALLALAGLVLGSGLYAELHQSVVPLLRSSTLTAAITLPQLTGISASWWVALFALFGGLWLWRWQSLGRLQRLSPVAGYLQPWKAAVLLALLGAASAAVSGVPFGVTTSYLKWMAGVEVVLAPAHVASLPIYGTELVQMTLPFGGGLLSGGAGPALDAVALMQYPLIGGIVLGAALSSFFLGEWCWHGRVPSRQLAAAFAGGILMAFGARLTPGCNVWHLWGGLPVFALQSLLFIAGLLPGAWLGSRLIVRIVLSKEPL from the coding sequence ATGTCGGTTCCCGTTCTCTACGTTGCACTCTCTCTGCTTGCCATCGGGCTGGTTGCGGGATTTGTCCTGCACCGATCCGATTTTTGCCTGGCCGGAGCCTTCAGGGATCTGTTCCTCTTCCGCAGCACCTTCATGCTGCGGCCGCTGCTGCTCCTTGTCGTTCTTGCCGCCGTCCTCTTCGAGGTGGAACGCCAGGCGGGCCTGATCGATTTGCCGTTTCCCCTCTTTGGTCCGCCGACCCTCTTCAGCCTGCTGGGCGGGGGCCTCTTCGGCCTCGGCATGGTTCTCTCCGGCGGCTGCGTCATCGGCGTCCTCTACAAGCTCGGCAGCGGCAGTCGGCCGGCGTTGCTCGCCCTGGCCGGGCTGGTCCTCGGCAGCGGCCTGTATGCCGAGCTTCATCAATCCGTGGTTCCGCTGCTGCGCTCCTCGACCCTGACCGCCGCAATCACCCTGCCGCAGCTGACCGGTATCTCCGCTTCCTGGTGGGTCGCTCTTTTCGCTCTTTTCGGCGGTCTCTGGCTCTGGCGCTGGCAGAGCCTCGGGCGGCTGCAGCGGCTGTCGCCGGTGGCAGGCTATTTGCAACCGTGGAAGGCAGCGGTGCTTCTGGCCCTATTGGGAGCCGCCTCGGCCGCCGTGTCGGGGGTTCCCTTCGGGGTGACGACCTCCTACCTGAAATGGATGGCCGGGGTCGAAGTGGTTCTGGCTCCGGCGCATGTGGCGTCCCTGCCGATTTATGGGACGGAACTGGTGCAGATGACCCTCCCCTTTGGCGGCGGACTCCTGAGCGGCGGCGCCGGGCCGGCCCTGGATGCCGTCGCCCTGATGCAATACCCGCTCATTGGCGGGATCGTTCTCGGCGCCGCCCTGTCGAGCTTCTTTCTCGGCGAGTGGTGCTGGCACGGCCGCGTCCCTTCCCGCCAGCTCGCCGCCGCCTTTGCCGGCGGTATCCTGATGGCTTTCGGTGCCCGTCTGACGCCTGGCTGCAACGTCTGGCATCTCTGGGGCGGTCTCCCGGTTTTTGCTCTGCAAAGTCTGCTGTTCATCGCCGGCCTCTTGCCGGGAGCCTGGCTCGGCAGCCGCTTGATCGTCCGCATCGTTCTCAGCAAGGAGCCCCTATGA